A stretch of the Dichotomicrobium thermohalophilum genome encodes the following:
- a CDS encoding DMT family transporter has translation MPSLLPTASDQDMRTTSGILFMIAGVFLVPMLDAFSKYLSAWLAPGQIALFRFAFQSVILMTILTARRELFWPGPLTGWLMLAGAFAAGAVICLIWAVSLLPLATAISIFFIEPLLLTIIAALALGEKIGARRVGAIIVGLIGAMIVIRPNWVSFGPVILLPAAAAFFFACYVATIRGLSVRLAGLPMQAWSGTWATLIIFVVVLLGSWGDTPIFTFEPVPAWTWYYLAAMGAIAALAHMMFAMAFQRVEAGALAPFQYLEIVGATTLGYFIFGDFPDALTWLGTALILSAGLYVFYRERQAARGVTATTKRPAR, from the coding sequence ATGCCGTCACTGCTGCCAACAGCATCCGATCAGGACATGCGCACCACCTCCGGCATTCTGTTCATGATTGCCGGCGTGTTCCTGGTGCCGATGCTGGACGCGTTTTCCAAGTATCTGTCGGCCTGGCTGGCGCCGGGGCAGATCGCGTTGTTCCGCTTCGCCTTCCAGAGCGTGATCCTGATGACGATCCTGACGGCGCGGCGTGAGCTGTTCTGGCCGGGGCCGCTGACCGGCTGGCTGATGCTGGCGGGCGCATTCGCTGCCGGCGCGGTGATCTGCCTGATCTGGGCGGTGAGTCTGCTGCCGCTCGCCACCGCCATCTCGATCTTCTTCATCGAGCCGCTGTTGCTGACGATCATCGCGGCGCTTGCGCTGGGCGAGAAGATCGGTGCGCGGCGGGTCGGCGCCATCATCGTCGGCTTGATCGGCGCGATGATCGTCATTCGCCCGAACTGGGTGAGCTTCGGCCCGGTGATCCTGTTGCCCGCCGCCGCGGCGTTCTTCTTCGCGTGCTATGTCGCGACGATCCGCGGCTTGTCGGTACGGCTCGCCGGGCTGCCTATGCAGGCGTGGTCCGGCACCTGGGCGACACTCATCATTTTTGTCGTGGTGCTGCTCGGCTCGTGGGGCGACACGCCAATCTTCACTTTCGAGCCGGTGCCGGCCTGGACCTGGTATTACCTTGCCGCGATGGGCGCGATTGCCGCGCTGGCGCACATGATGTTCGCGATGGCCTTTCAGCGGGTCGAGGCGGGCGCGCTGGCGCCGTTCCAGTATCTGGAGATCGTCGGCGCGACGACGCTGGGCTACTTTATTTTCGGCGACTTCCCCGACGCGCTGACCTGGCTGGGCACGGCGCTGATCCTGTCGGCCGGGCTGTACGTGTTCTATCGCGAACGGCAGGCTGCGCGCGGCGTGACGGCAACGACGAAGCGCCCGGCGCGGTGA
- a CDS encoding FAD-binding oxidoreductase translates to MLHRPGTTPPTPDILARLTEIVGAHHVITEQAELAPYMEEWRGLYHGRTPLLLKPGNTEEVAQILKIANESGIAVVPQGGNTGLVGGQIPMTAGHEIVLNLSRMNRVRTIDPANNTLTIEAGATLAQAQDAAAEVDRLFPLSLSAEGSCQIGGNLATNAGGIKVLAYGNARALTLGLEVVLADGRIWNGLRGLRKDNTGYDLRDLFIGSEGTLGIITAAVLRLFPRPAEQAAAFVALESLDDVARLFEMAQAQAGPALTAFEFIPRIAMEFFEKHMPEVRDPLETRHPWYVLMEVSGPRPDGSAERVLEGLLAQAFEAEIVTDGAVAASLAQAQAFWDLRERLSEVQKYEGGSVKCDVSVPLSKLPEFVRRANAEMERIMPGARPFPFGHFGDGNVHYNVSQPVGMDKDAYLARWDDIAGAAYGLAVELGGSISAEHGIGRMKRELLPSVKDDTEMWMMRTLKQVLDPNGILNPGKVI, encoded by the coding sequence ATGTTGCATCGACCCGGCACGACGCCGCCGACTCCCGATATTCTTGCGCGCCTGACCGAGATCGTCGGGGCGCATCACGTCATCACCGAGCAAGCTGAACTTGCCCCCTACATGGAGGAATGGCGCGGCCTGTATCACGGCCGCACGCCGCTGCTGCTCAAGCCGGGCAACACCGAAGAGGTGGCGCAGATCCTGAAAATCGCCAACGAGAGCGGCATCGCGGTCGTGCCGCAAGGCGGCAACACGGGCCTGGTGGGCGGCCAGATTCCGATGACGGCGGGCCATGAGATCGTGCTGAACCTGTCGCGGATGAACCGCGTGCGCACCATCGATCCGGCCAACAACACTCTGACGATCGAGGCGGGCGCGACGCTGGCGCAGGCGCAAGATGCGGCGGCGGAGGTGGATCGGCTGTTCCCGCTCAGCCTCTCGGCCGAAGGCTCCTGCCAGATCGGGGGCAATCTCGCGACCAACGCAGGCGGCATCAAAGTGCTCGCATACGGCAATGCGCGCGCGCTGACGCTGGGGCTTGAGGTGGTCCTGGCCGACGGGCGAATCTGGAACGGGTTGCGGGGCCTTCGCAAGGACAACACCGGGTATGATCTGCGCGACCTGTTCATCGGCTCGGAAGGCACGCTCGGCATCATCACGGCGGCGGTCCTGCGGCTGTTCCCGCGCCCGGCGGAGCAGGCGGCGGCGTTCGTCGCGCTGGAGTCGCTGGACGATGTTGCGCGGCTGTTCGAGATGGCGCAGGCGCAGGCTGGCCCCGCGCTCACGGCGTTCGAGTTCATCCCGCGCATCGCCATGGAGTTCTTCGAGAAGCATATGCCTGAGGTGCGCGATCCGTTGGAGACGCGGCACCCTTGGTACGTGCTGATGGAGGTCTCCGGCCCGCGGCCGGACGGCTCGGCGGAGCGCGTGCTGGAAGGGCTGCTGGCGCAGGCGTTCGAGGCGGAGATCGTCACCGACGGCGCTGTCGCCGCCTCCCTGGCGCAGGCGCAGGCTTTCTGGGATCTGCGGGAACGGCTGTCCGAGGTCCAGAAATACGAGGGCGGCTCGGTGAAGTGCGATGTCTCGGTGCCGCTCAGCAAGCTGCCGGAGTTCGTCCGCCGCGCGAACGCCGAGATGGAGCGCATCATGCCGGGCGCGCGGCCGTTCCCCTTCGGCCATTTCGGCGACGGCAACGTGCACTATAACGTCAGTCAGCCGGTGGGCATGGACAAGGATGCCTATCTCGCGCGGTGGGACGATATCGCAGGGGCAGCCTATGGGCTGGCGGTCGAGCTGGGCGGGTCGATCAGCGCGGAGCACGGTATCGGCCGGATGAAGCGCGAGCTGCTGCCCAGCGTGAAGGATGACACCGAGATGTGGATGATGCGCACGCTGAAGCAGGTGCTCGACCCGAACGGCATCCTCAACCCCGGCAAGGTGATTTAA
- a CDS encoding L-threonylcarbamoyladenylate synthase → MQVLSPSDENIALAASFLRDGSLVAFPTETVYGLGANANDGRAIARLYEAKGRPRFNPLIVHVADREHAERLGVFDDRARLLAEQFWPGPLTLVVPLVEGAPINSLVTAGLDTVGLRVPSHPIAQKLIQFSRVPVAAPSANRSGRVSPTTAEHVAGDFENVKGLIVNGGRCPGGLESTVVGLAGDAPLLLRPGGIPRDEIETELGEPLHQPEHKPDAPASPGMLTSHYAPRARVRLNAQQARPGEVLLGFGPDAPPETILNLSERGDLTEASANLFGYLRAMDTCRADTIAVMPIPNEGLGEAINDRLARAAAPKRNGG, encoded by the coding sequence TTGCAAGTTTTGTCGCCCAGCGACGAGAATATTGCCCTTGCCGCCAGCTTCCTGCGTGACGGCAGCCTCGTCGCGTTCCCGACCGAAACCGTCTACGGCCTTGGCGCGAACGCCAACGATGGCCGCGCGATTGCCCGGCTCTATGAAGCAAAGGGCCGACCGCGATTCAACCCGTTGATCGTGCACGTGGCGGACCGCGAGCATGCAGAGCGGCTCGGCGTGTTTGACGACCGTGCCCGGCTCCTGGCGGAACAGTTCTGGCCGGGGCCGCTGACGCTTGTGGTGCCGCTGGTCGAAGGCGCCCCGATCAATAGCCTGGTCACCGCCGGGCTCGATACCGTCGGGCTGCGCGTGCCCTCGCACCCGATCGCTCAGAAGCTCATTCAGTTTTCGCGCGTGCCTGTCGCCGCGCCGAGCGCCAACCGGTCCGGGCGCGTCAGCCCGACGACGGCTGAACATGTTGCCGGCGATTTCGAGAATGTGAAGGGCCTGATCGTGAATGGCGGGCGCTGCCCCGGCGGGCTGGAATCGACCGTGGTGGGCCTTGCCGGCGATGCGCCTTTACTGCTGCGGCCTGGCGGCATCCCGCGCGACGAGATCGAGACGGAGTTGGGCGAGCCGCTCCACCAGCCGGAACACAAGCCTGATGCGCCCGCCTCGCCCGGCATGTTGACAAGCCACTACGCGCCGCGCGCGCGGGTGCGGCTCAACGCGCAGCAAGCCCGGCCCGGCGAAGTCCTGCTGGGCTTTGGTCCGGACGCGCCGCCAGAGACCATTCTCAATCTCAGCGAGCGCGGCGACCTCACAGAGGCCTCGGCGAACCTCTTCGGTTATCTGCGCGCGATGGACACCTGCCGCGCCGATACCATCGCAGTCATGCCCATTCCCAACGAAGGGTTGGGCGAAGCGATCAACGACCGACTCGCCCGCGCAGCCGCGCCGAAGCGCAACGGGGGCTAG
- a CDS encoding SLC13 family permease encodes MTTEQWLVVAVLAGVVALLMWGRWRYDVVAFGALIVAVAVGAVPSERAFDGFGHPATIIVALVLVISRGLTNAGVVQLITRYVIDAGRGLSAHIGIMASVGAGLSAVMNNVAALAVLMPVDLQASEQAKRAPGLTLMPLSFATLLGGLVTLIGTPPNIIIANFRQEVTGEPFGMFDFTPVGLAISLVGVAFIALAGWRLMPEGRQGRETRKETFALDDYIAEVRVPDGAEIIGKRVRELDEVVEKTGVAVLGLFRDKRRMPGMARRAVISAGDTLVVEGGPGDIDTFTAQLGLSYVEGEKHKEHLKSNDLGFIEVVAPEGARIVGRSASGMRLLTRQGVVLLGVSRQGRRFVKQVRRLDIQPGDILLLYGPVERLPAVAEWLGVLRLAGGEARPVRPQQARLATSIFLAAIVLASLELLPLPIALGGACVGFVASGIVPLRELYESIEWPVIVLLASLLPIGAALESSGATALLAEQIVVMSVGLSAAWILLVLMVVTIMLSSVMNNTATAVIAAPLAIDIAGRLNVNADAFLMGVAVAASASFLTPIAHKNNTLIMGPGGYRFGDYWRLGLPLELIVLAVGLPMILMVWPL; translated from the coding sequence ATGACCACGGAACAATGGCTCGTCGTCGCAGTGCTCGCCGGCGTCGTCGCGCTCCTCATGTGGGGGCGCTGGCGGTATGACGTCGTGGCCTTCGGTGCGCTGATCGTGGCGGTAGCCGTCGGCGCGGTGCCGAGCGAGCGCGCCTTTGACGGCTTCGGCCATCCAGCGACCATAATCGTCGCGCTGGTGCTCGTCATCAGTCGCGGGCTCACGAATGCGGGCGTCGTGCAGCTCATTACCCGCTATGTGATCGACGCCGGGCGCGGCCTTTCTGCGCATATCGGGATCATGGCCTCGGTCGGCGCGGGGCTTTCGGCGGTGATGAACAATGTTGCGGCGCTGGCCGTGCTCATGCCGGTGGATCTGCAGGCCTCGGAGCAGGCCAAGCGCGCGCCCGGCCTCACACTCATGCCGCTCTCATTCGCAACGCTTCTCGGAGGGTTGGTAACGCTGATCGGCACGCCGCCGAATATCATCATCGCCAATTTCCGCCAGGAGGTCACCGGCGAACCTTTCGGCATGTTCGACTTTACGCCGGTCGGTCTGGCGATCTCGCTGGTGGGTGTGGCCTTTATCGCGCTGGCGGGCTGGCGGTTAATGCCCGAGGGCCGGCAGGGCCGCGAGACGCGTAAGGAAACTTTCGCGCTCGATGACTACATCGCCGAGGTGCGCGTGCCGGACGGCGCGGAGATCATCGGCAAGCGCGTGCGCGAGCTGGACGAGGTTGTCGAAAAAACCGGCGTTGCCGTGCTTGGTCTGTTCCGCGACAAGCGGCGGATGCCCGGTATGGCGCGGCGCGCGGTCATTTCAGCCGGCGATACGCTGGTGGTCGAAGGCGGGCCGGGCGACATCGACACGTTCACCGCCCAGCTTGGCCTGAGCTACGTGGAGGGCGAAAAACACAAAGAGCATCTCAAATCAAATGATCTCGGCTTTATCGAGGTCGTTGCGCCCGAAGGCGCGCGCATCGTCGGGCGCTCGGCCTCGGGGATGCGCCTGCTGACGCGCCAAGGCGTTGTGCTGCTGGGCGTGTCGCGGCAGGGCCGGCGCTTCGTCAAGCAAGTGCGCCGACTGGACATCCAGCCGGGCGACATTCTACTGCTTTACGGTCCGGTGGAGCGCCTGCCGGCGGTCGCGGAGTGGCTGGGCGTGCTGCGGCTGGCCGGGGGAGAGGCGCGGCCGGTGCGCCCGCAGCAGGCGCGGCTGGCGACGTCCATCTTCCTTGCTGCCATCGTGCTCGCCAGTCTTGAGCTTTTGCCGCTGCCCATCGCGCTAGGCGGGGCCTGCGTTGGCTTCGTCGCGTCGGGGATCGTGCCGTTGCGCGAGCTTTACGAGTCGATCGAATGGCCGGTGATCGTGCTGCTCGCCAGCCTGCTGCCCATCGGCGCGGCGCTGGAAAGCTCGGGCGCGACGGCGCTGCTGGCCGAGCAGATCGTGGTCATGTCCGTCGGGCTGTCGGCGGCGTGGATCCTGCTCGTCCTGATGGTGGTGACGATCATGCTCTCCTCGGTGATGAACAACACTGCCACCGCCGTCATCGCCGCGCCTCTCGCCATCGACATCGCCGGGCGGCTCAATGTCAACGCGGATGCGTTCCTGATGGGCGTCGCGGTCGCGGCGTCTGCATCGTTCCTCACGCCAATCGCGCACAAGAACAACACGCTCATCATGGGGCCGGGCGGCTACCGCTTCGGCGATTACTGGCGGCTTGGGCTGCCGCTGGAACTGATCGTGCTGGCTGTCGGTCTGCCGATGATCCTGATGGTGTGGCCGCTGTGA
- a CDS encoding energy-coupling factor ABC transporter ATP-binding protein, with protein MTDVPVIELRDVRHDFDGVPVLCGLNLRLAERRIAIIGDNGSGKSTLARMLNGLLVPRAGEVKIDGASTRDDPAAARAAIGLVFQNPEHQIIMPTVEEDLAFGPRNLNLPRAEIAARVDDLLVRYGLADKRTQPAHLLSGGEKKLLSILSVVIMRPRTIVFDEPMTSLDRRNRARIARVMAELPQQLITITHDLDLIVDYDRAILLAGGELVADGPPQEVIARYEQQDET; from the coding sequence GTGACAGACGTGCCCGTCATCGAACTGCGCGACGTACGGCACGACTTCGACGGCGTGCCGGTGCTATGCGGGCTGAACCTGCGGCTCGCGGAACGGCGCATTGCCATCATCGGTGACAATGGCTCGGGCAAGAGCACGCTGGCGCGAATGCTGAACGGTCTGCTCGTGCCGCGTGCTGGCGAGGTCAAGATCGACGGAGCCTCAACCCGTGACGACCCGGCGGCGGCGCGCGCGGCCATCGGGCTCGTTTTCCAGAACCCGGAGCATCAGATCATCATGCCGACCGTGGAGGAGGATCTCGCGTTCGGTCCGCGCAACCTGAACCTGCCGCGCGCGGAGATCGCCGCGCGCGTTGACGATCTCCTGGTTCGCTATGGTCTGGCCGACAAGCGTACCCAGCCGGCGCATCTGCTCAGCGGGGGCGAGAAAAAGCTGCTCAGCATACTCTCGGTCGTCATCATGCGTCCGCGCACCATTGTTTTCGACGAGCCGATGACCTCGCTCGACCGGCGGAACCGCGCGCGCATTGCCCGCGTGATGGCCGAACTGCCGCAGCAGCTCATCACCATTACGCACGACCTCGATTTGATCGTCGATTACGATCGCGCCATTCTGCTCGCGGGCGGGGAACTTGTCGCAGACGGGCCGCCGCAAGAAGTCATAGCCCGCTACGAGCAACAGGACGAAACATGA
- a CDS encoding energy-coupling factor transporter transmembrane component T family protein, with protein sequence MIALYIHRDSPLHRLPPGAKLAGLALAGAAVFFLPGSAWQAGALLLVAALYPLARLPVAEIARALKPVIMLVAAICAFQWFIAGPLAAATIGLRIITLVLLAALVTLTTPFSAMIDTFARAAAFARPLGVNPHKVGLAAALAVRFIPVLLADYREIQAARQARGARSPGLFAAGPLLIKTLRMAGTLADAVEARGFENRR encoded by the coding sequence ATGATCGCGCTCTACATCCATCGCGACAGCCCATTGCATCGGCTCCCGCCGGGCGCGAAGCTCGCCGGGCTGGCGCTTGCGGGTGCGGCGGTCTTCTTCCTGCCGGGGTCGGCGTGGCAGGCAGGCGCGCTGCTGCTTGTCGCGGCACTTTACCCGCTGGCGCGTCTCCCGGTCGCGGAGATCGCGCGGGCGCTCAAGCCGGTGATCATGCTGGTCGCGGCGATCTGCGCTTTTCAGTGGTTCATCGCCGGCCCGCTGGCCGCCGCTACGATCGGTTTGCGCATCATCACGCTCGTGCTGCTCGCTGCGCTGGTGACACTGACCACGCCATTCTCCGCGATGATCGACACCTTCGCGCGCGCCGCCGCATTCGCCCGCCCGCTCGGCGTGAACCCTCACAAGGTCGGGCTGGCCGCCGCGCTGGCCGTGCGGTTCATTCCGGTGCTCCTCGCAGACTATCGCGAGATACAGGCGGCGCGGCAGGCGCGGGGGGCGCGCTCACCGGGCTTGTTCGCCGCCGGACCGCTACTCATCAAGACGCTGCGCATGGCGGGCACGCTGGCGGACGCGGTGGAGGCGCGCGGCTTCGAGAACCGGAGATGA
- a CDS encoding biotin transporter BioY, with the protein MRVKDIVYIALFAAITAALGLLPPITLPVIPVPITAQFLGVMLAGSILGAWRGGLALLLFIALVAAGLPVLAGGRGGLGVLLFSPSAGFLLAFPIAAFVVGWLTERFWRRLDVVRAFLINAIAGIGVVYAIGIPGVALMGDLSLAQAAAGSAVFIPGDLIKAGVAALAAVFVRRGYPLIEGARS; encoded by the coding sequence ATGCGGGTCAAGGACATTGTTTACATCGCGCTGTTCGCGGCCATCACCGCCGCGCTGGGGCTCTTGCCGCCGATCACGCTGCCGGTCATCCCGGTGCCGATCACGGCGCAGTTCCTCGGGGTGATGCTGGCCGGGTCGATCCTCGGGGCGTGGCGTGGCGGGCTGGCGCTCTTGCTGTTCATCGCGCTCGTGGCCGCGGGGCTGCCGGTGCTGGCCGGCGGGCGCGGCGGGCTTGGCGTGCTGCTGTTTTCACCGAGCGCCGGGTTCCTGCTGGCCTTTCCGATCGCCGCTTTCGTGGTCGGCTGGCTGACCGAGCGTTTTTGGCGGCGGCTGGACGTTGTGCGCGCGTTCCTGATCAATGCGATCGCCGGTATCGGGGTCGTGTATGCGATCGGGATTCCCGGCGTGGCACTGATGGGCGATCTCAGCCTCGCACAGGCGGCGGCGGGTTCGGCGGTTTTCATACCCGGTGATCTCATCAAGGCCGGAGTTGCGGCGCTCGCAGCGGTATTCGTCCGGCGCGGCTATCCGTTGATCGAGGGCGCGCGCTCTTAA
- a CDS encoding class I adenylate-forming enzyme family protein, which translates to MRTIFTELEAAARANPQKPALIEGEAALSFGEFLGRVRGVAGAFHGLPPGPIALSIASPSNALVAFFAAAAVGRPAFVLDPHAPPERIAQALAQAEPAAHLTALPPPGELAELPEVSSEAEFYWGLTSGTTAAPKIFARTHRSWLATFETAESLFDFAPEDRVALPGSLSHSLFLFGAVHALCRGMPAILCAPFRPARVARELAAHRANVLYVVPAMLDSLMKSRETAWRKSLPLIFSSGAKLSDEMRAGVETALPGVDLVEGYGSSETSYVSYVSTRAPAPQGSVGRLFPGVEVDIRDAEGQRCAPGESGTVWVRSEMIFARYVGGPEAVATGGWVTAGDAGVLADGFLYLKGRANRIINIKGLKVHPEVIEHALLAHPDVAGAAVVGLDDEKRGQRLAAVVIPCGGKAARASLSAHCRTALGPRLTPQDFFAAEALPQTRSGKVAVDALRQALMRGDPAYEALE; encoded by the coding sequence ATGAGGACGATCTTTACCGAGCTGGAGGCGGCGGCGCGGGCCAACCCGCAAAAGCCCGCGCTGATCGAGGGCGAGGCCGCGCTAAGCTTCGGTGAATTTCTGGGGCGCGTTCGCGGCGTCGCGGGCGCTTTTCACGGGTTGCCGCCCGGGCCGATTGCGCTGTCGATTGCTTCCCCGAGCAATGCGCTGGTGGCGTTCTTCGCGGCTGCGGCGGTCGGGCGGCCCGCTTTCGTCCTCGATCCGCACGCGCCTCCCGAGAGGATCGCGCAGGCGCTGGCGCAGGCCGAACCGGCCGCGCATCTGACCGCGCTGCCGCCACCGGGCGAGCTGGCCGAATTGCCCGAAGTCTCATCAGAGGCAGAATTCTATTGGGGTCTCACCTCCGGCACGACCGCCGCGCCCAAGATCTTCGCGCGCACGCACCGCTCCTGGCTCGCGACCTTCGAGACCGCTGAAAGCCTGTTCGACTTCGCGCCGGAGGATCGCGTCGCTTTGCCCGGGAGCTTGAGCCATTCGCTGTTTCTGTTCGGGGCGGTGCATGCGCTGTGCCGGGGGATGCCGGCGATCCTGTGCGCGCCCTTCCGTCCGGCGCGCGTGGCGCGAGAGTTGGCGGCGCATCGCGCCAACGTTCTTTACGTCGTGCCAGCGATGCTGGATTCGCTGATGAAGAGCCGCGAGACGGCGTGGCGCAAAAGCTTGCCGCTGATCTTCTCCAGCGGCGCGAAGCTGAGCGACGAGATGCGCGCAGGCGTAGAGACGGCGCTGCCCGGCGTCGATCTGGTCGAGGGTTACGGGTCTTCGGAAACAAGCTATGTCAGTTATGTCAGCACGCGCGCGCCCGCGCCTCAAGGCTCCGTGGGGCGGCTGTTCCCCGGCGTGGAGGTCGACATCCGCGACGCGGAGGGGCAGCGCTGCGCGCCGGGCGAGAGCGGCACGGTCTGGGTGCGCAGCGAAATGATCTTCGCGCGCTATGTGGGCGGGCCGGAAGCGGTCGCCACGGGCGGCTGGGTCACAGCGGGCGATGCGGGTGTGCTGGCTGATGGATTCCTCTATCTTAAGGGGCGCGCCAATCGGATCATCAACATCAAGGGGCTGAAGGTGCACCCGGAGGTGATCGAGCACGCGCTGCTGGCTCACCCGGACGTCGCGGGCGCGGCGGTCGTCGGTCTGGACGACGAAAAGCGCGGGCAGCGGCTGGCGGCCGTGGTCATACCCTGCGGCGGCAAGGCGGCGCGGGCCTCCCTCAGCGCGCATTGCCGCACGGCTCTGGGCCCGCGTCTGACGCCCCAGGATTTCTTTGCCGCGGAGGCCCTGCCTCAGACCCGGTCGGGCAAGGTGGCGGTCGATGCTCTTCGGCAAGCCCTGATGCGCGGTGATCCGGCTTATGAGGCGCTGGAATGA
- a CDS encoding thiolase family protein: MNQPIIIAARRTAIGNVGGMHRARPIETLGATAVMAALADSGLGAADIGEVIMGNAAGGGGNPARLIALSAGLPDTVPAITVDRQCASGLDAITAGARLIQTGAVEAVIAGGAESPSTAPWRVEKPASLYRGLPRFFGEAQFAPGAAGDRNMIEAAERVALERGISREMQDAYALASHERAAAAAAAGLFDAEIVAADGGAERDEGPKPGLKPETLARAVPLLPDGTVTAGNSCPVSDGAAAVVMVSHRLHARLGHPPGLAFVDSAAGGVDPQRLGLGAIPAVERLRDGLGERWNDLGAIEFNEAFASQVLATTAALDLPVDVTNPHGGAIALGHPYGASGAVLVVRLFTRMAREGVGGLGLAMVAAAGGLGVATAFATVCLPQKK; this comes from the coding sequence ATGAACCAGCCGATCATCATCGCGGCGCGGCGCACGGCCATCGGCAACGTTGGCGGGATGCATCGCGCGCGGCCCATCGAAACGCTCGGCGCGACGGCGGTTATGGCTGCGCTGGCCGACAGCGGCCTGGGTGCGGCCGATATCGGTGAGGTCATCATGGGCAACGCGGCGGGCGGCGGCGGCAACCCGGCGCGGCTTATCGCGCTCAGCGCGGGCCTGCCCGACACCGTCCCGGCGATCACGGTCGATCGGCAATGCGCCTCCGGGCTGGACGCGATCACTGCGGGTGCGCGGCTGATCCAGACCGGCGCCGTCGAGGCGGTCATCGCGGGCGGGGCCGAAAGCCCCTCGACAGCGCCCTGGCGCGTGGAAAAGCCGGCGTCGCTTTATCGCGGCCTGCCGCGCTTCTTCGGCGAGGCGCAGTTCGCCCCGGGCGCAGCGGGCGACCGGAATATGATCGAAGCGGCGGAGCGCGTGGCACTGGAGCGTGGCATCAGCCGAGAGATGCAGGACGCGTACGCCCTTGCCAGCCATGAACGCGCTGCGGCTGCTGCGGCCGCCGGGCTCTTCGATGCAGAGATCGTCGCCGCTGACGGCGGGGCGGAGCGTGACGAAGGGCCGAAGCCCGGTCTGAAGCCCGAGACGCTGGCGCGCGCGGTCCCGTTGCTCCCCGATGGCACCGTCACGGCGGGCAATAGCTGCCCGGTGAGCGACGGGGCGGCGGCGGTCGTGATGGTCTCGCACAGGCTGCACGCGCGGCTGGGCCACCCGCCAGGGCTGGCGTTCGTGGATTCAGCGGCGGGCGGCGTCGATCCCCAGCGGCTCGGGTTGGGCGCGATCCCGGCTGTCGAGCGGCTACGCGACGGGCTCGGAGAACGCTGGAATGATCTTGGGGCGATAGAGTTCAACGAAGCGTTCGCCTCGCAGGTGCTTGCCACGACGGCCGCACTCGATCTTCCGGTGGATGTAACCAATCCGCATGGCGGCGCAATCGCGCTCGGCCATCCCTATGGGGCGAGCGGGGCGGTCTTGGTGGTGCGCCTATTCACCCGGATGGCCCGCGAAGGCGTTGGCGGGCTGGGGCTTGCGATGGTGGCGGCGGCTGGTGGGTTAGGCGTGGCAACCGCGTTTGCGACGGTATGTCTGCCTCAGAAAAAATAA